One segment of Purpureocillium takamizusanense chromosome 7, complete sequence DNA contains the following:
- a CDS encoding uncharacterized protein (COG:S~EggNog:ENOG503NYZ9), giving the protein MTTPTMRTMRGSPLIYDGLWRCLCPAVGRAALNRAVGSRSFLLARLAPRPRSMRCPNLVQNARRFGTIAEGAEQMPEASTSSTGKPQHQRRTPAQAKTWEESLLAPIAPTEDVLHHSSVDDIVAALVTMRDPQGWSFHGQDIDRHGRILQLVRHLLGARGQPLGPFVYECVIDAMAGPRGSAEGVRKILDDMAQQGVKPTATMCHSALAALANHPDYSLRQEVLDAMQEYWFVIDTPAKQSVVLGLLRDEQYELAYARLTELIDARGRLDPWVYDIFILAFGKLGFLDEMLQLMHRRMSGDAQGDAAASLLYFALDVCSEAFHYPGTMFAWNAAVRNSLLQPPDGVVENVLATAARHADASLATETLDLIAQRSRVMAYHYEAVAEAFARAGDMAGAFRILAIMRKNGILVGRGNTRMVYEALKGRPRLIKDAEGALRGLASDGTVPLAVVSVVMEAMSELHGSESAMDLYCDVSTLCGEPLDSGSLQTLLVNSREQDTKRTLVRDYKATIAEGDDAVRNPRVYQGLITTCAELGELDLAFRFAQQATSLSAVSERGEAVAAAAAAAAAAAAAATHSHLEWLRPLVECATEHEDGRIWEVVDRLSTTGDAETTAEVQRILQRTRIARSSGVSPRRF; this is encoded by the coding sequence atgacaacgccgacgatgaggacgatgcgCGGAAGCCCGTTGATCTACGACGGCTTATGGCGCTGCCTATGCCCggcggtcgggcgggcagcgctgAACCGCGCAGTCGGGTCGAGgagcttcctcctcgccaggcTAGCGCCGCGACCTCGATCTATGAGATGTCCGAATCTAGTGCAAAATGCTCGCCGCTTTGGAACGATCGCAGAAGGCGCAGAACAAATGCCAGAGGCATCAACGAGCTCTACCGGCAAGCCACAACACCAGCGAAGAACGCCAGCCCAAGCGAAGACCTGGGAGGAAAGCCTCCTGGCGCCGATAGCACCGACCGAAGACGTCCTTCACCACAGttccgtcgacgacattgTCGCGGCGCTCGTGACGATGCGCGACCCTCAAGGGTGGAGCTTCCACGGGCAGGACATCGACCGGCATGGGCGGATACTCCAGCTCGTGCGGCACCTGCTCGGCGCTCGGGGCCAGCCCCTCGGCCCGTTCGTCTACGAGTGCGTCATAGACGCCATGGCCGGTCCGAGGGgctcggccgagggcgtgcgcAAGATTCTTGACGACATGGCACAACAGGGCGTGAAACCCACGGCGACCATGTGTCATAGtgcgttggcggcgctggcgaaCCACCCGGACTACTCACTCCGGCAGGAGGTCCTGGACGCCATGCAAGAATATTGGTTTGTCATTGATACGCCAGCCAAGCAGAGCGTTgtgctgggcctgctgcgcgacgaaCAGTACGAGCTAGCATATGCGAGGTTGACGGAGCTGATCGATGCGAGAGGCCGCCTAGACCCCTGGGTCTACGATATTTTCATCCTGGCCTTTGGGAAGCTGGGGTTCTTGGACGAGATGCTACAGCTGATGCATCGTCGCATGAGCGGAGACGCGCaaggcgatgcggcggcgagcttgctGTACTTTGCCCTGGATGTTTGCAGTGAGGCGTTCCACTACCCGGGGACAATGTTTGCGTGGAACGCGGCAGTGAGAAACTCGCTCTTGCAACCTCCCGATGGCGTCGTGGAAAACGTGCTGGCAAccgcggcacggcacgcaGACGCATCCTTGGCAACGGAGACGCTCGACCTCATCGCGCAGAGAAGCCGTGTCATGGCATACCACTACGAGGCTGTCGCAGAGGCCTTtgcgagggcgggcgacaTGGCAGGAGCGTTTCGTATCTTGGCCATCATGAGAAAgaacggcatcctcgtcgggcgaggGAATACCCGGATGGTGTacgaggcgctcaagggcCGGCCCCGGCTCATCAAGGACGCTGAGGGGGCGCTCCGCGGCCTGGCTTCCGACGGGACGGTGCCGCTAGCGGTGGTCAGCGTTGTGATGGAGGCCATGTCCGAGCTCCACGGCAGTGAGAGCGCCATGGACCTGTATTGCGACGTGTCAACGCTGTGCGGAGAGCCACTCGACTCGGGCTCGCTGCAGACTCTCCTGGTCAACAGTCGTGAGCAGGACACGAAGCGCACTCTGGTGAGAGACTACAAGGCCACTattgccgagggcgacgacgcggtccgCAACCCGCGCGTCTATCAGGGGCTCATCACCACGTGTGCGGAGCTCGGAGAACTCGATCTAGCGTTTCGATTCGCGCAGCAGGCTACGTCTTTGTCCGCGGtgagcgagcgcggcgaagcagtggcggcggcggcggcggcggcggcggcggcggcggcggcggcgacacaTAGCCACCTTGAATGGCTAAGGCCGCTCGTCGAGTGTGCGACGGAGCATGAGGATGGCCGCATCTGGGAGGTGGTGGACCGATTGAGCACGACTGGCGATGCCGAGAC
- a CDS encoding uncharacterized protein (EggNog:ENOG503P6U2~COG:A), whose amino-acid sequence MLPLGLLNAAQGHPMLVELKNGETLNGHLVQCDTWMNLTLKEVVQTSPEGDKFVRLKEAYVKGNNIKYLRVPPEIIDKVSESQKGQQGGFRGGRGGGQSRGDHGGGRGGGDRGRGGRGGGRGRGRGRGQ is encoded by the exons ATG TTGCCCCTCGGCTTGCTCAACGCCGCTCAAGGCCACCCcatgctcgtcgagctcaagAATGGCGAGACCCTCAACGGCCACCTCGTCCAGTGCGACACCTGGATGAACCTCACCCTCAAGGAGGTGGTACAGACGAGCCCG GAAGGTGATAAGTTTGTGAGGTTAAAGGAGGCCTACGTCAAGGGCAATAAC ATCAAGTACCTACGCGTGCCCCCCGAAATCATCGACAAGGTCAGCGAGTCGCAAAAGGGCCAGCAGGGAGGATTCCGCGGTGGCCGGGGAGGTGGTCAGTCAAGaggcgaccatggcggcggtcgcggcggcggcgaccgcgGAAGGggaggccgtggcggcgggaggggccGCGGAAGGGGCCGTGGTCAATGA